In the genome of Impatiens glandulifera chromosome 6, dImpGla2.1, whole genome shotgun sequence, the window AGGGAGATCCCTAGCAACAACGGGAGACGACGTACGGCTTCGAAGGACGCGTTTGATGATCTGAGAAGCCATTAGCGTTTTCGCTGACTAGCAGCAATCGAATATCAGCACGTATGAACAATGgaactagagagagaaagagaaagaaagagagagaatgagaATTGTCTAAATAACATATTATAGGTTGTTTATTCTTACAAAAATTTAACCTAATTAAACATATTCCATGATTGCATCTATTTGGAAAcacattattttgttaatatatataattataaaaaaactcaaaatattattttaaatcaataccCAATAATAATGTTacacttataaataaattggaactaaattaaaaatagaggagtgataggggagaGAACGAGAAGAGaatgataattaaattgttCCATTCCttcctcaaattccctctctcaatcatttctcttaaaaataatatgcacaaattcaatttaattaattagataaaatattatttatttttaaaacttattttattattatatattaatatttttttatttaaaaaaaattgagaaataattaagagagaaaattttaaaaggaattatgcaagtaaaaaaaataacaaaatttctctcttttctctctttccacatttaatttttttttcaactagtGATAtaagtgacacatcattctctcccccattttctctctcaaattccctccccaTTCCTTCTCCCAAATTCCCCCTTTATTActcctaaaaaaaattatctttcaaaatcaatatcataaatatttttaaataaatgacaGCCAAACAAGCTTaagttttaacttttttttattaaatcttatattcaaacaaattagattttttttttgtccaaGTTGTCACAAAACGATTGTTTAAAGTGgttagataattaataaaatatttataaaacaatcacatattttataaatacagaataactaatatatcaaatactaaattaaatttattcagacatcataaactaaataaattatagttttatttttttaaattcaaatatgataaaatattactatattCATTGtctaattaacaattaattagattataaaatttattaattaaatttttttatttaaaatatatattattttatattaataatttttaaatttttttatccaaaaatcTAACCTTATCAAAGTCACAATCAATCAcccttatttaaataattcattaactaaacaAGACAACACTCACCAAAGTAATATTTTAGGGGTACATATGACCATTTAAAATTAGCTCACGATTAATCTGAATCGAAATGAATGGATTGGTATGATTTTTTTCGACTTTATCcgaaaaactcaaaatatttacGTGTAGGCACCCATCCCTAAACTGAAAAAATATGCAATTAtagttgtttaaaataattaatatatatacttatttaataaaaaaaaaattactaaaaaaaaattctttattttttttatttaatacaataatttgagtatttaatattttcaaattattaatattaaatgttatttttgtttagtatttgatactatttttttttgataatttataactataaagacattaattattttatttaattatttatattctaaatttaaacTGTTTTTCGGAGCACAGCGAGAAATCCCATCCCCAATCAGGgcaaaaattgttatatttaaatttccTTATATCGGGACGGattaattgttatatttaaattccGTTAGATCGGGGCggattaattaagttaaaacgACACTATTTTAACCTTTGGAACATATTAGTACATGAAAATTGGGACAGAAAATTTCATCCTAGGCATTACCATGTATCTATTTAAACAAAGATTCTATCACAATTCTATTTAAAAACACCTAAATTCATAGttgaatttgaatataaaaaaaaacattattattttatttgaatcaaatttaatatgctgtttttttttttaactcaaacTCAATTCCGTAAAACAATGCATCTTAGTCCAAACAAAGACTATCCAAGAAGTTCAAACAAATCTTAGATTTTCCATAACCTATGTAGACACAACTCACAAGTTTTCAAAATATGGGTATAATGATTTACAAGAAAACAGAAATTTGCCTAACCCAAAAATAAATCCATCATTTTCAAACTAGAACATGATTGTCATCTTATTTTAAACACATAAATCCCCCTATCAATTGTgaaattttcttcatttcttcgtCGTGATCGTAGTCGTCTTCCCTTCGACCGCAGCCGGAAGATGAGTAGTAGTCTCATTATTGGGAGGTTGTTTACATGTAGACTTTCTCCTCCAAAAGATACTCCACGGTTTCTTCGTCTTCACTAGTTTCTGAATTTCCTCCTTCATGCTCTCGCAATGCTTCTCAAGCTCCGATACTCGTTCCCTAACATCATCAATACTTCCAACTCGCTCTTGTGAACCAAGAGGAAGGTTCAGGCTTTGTGGATTCTCAAGTCCTTCCGAAACAAAGAACCAACCTGATATCGATGTTCGTAGCCGAAGCTGTTCGAAGaacagcacctgaactatcacaCGTAATGGCAAACGCTCGTTTTGGGCTGCGTGTGTGCTCGCCTCCAATGAAAGTTTCTGGCAATTCATCAGACGACAGACTTGCTCCCTTTCTAAATCCGTTAGCCATGAGTGTGCCTGCAAGAGCACAAGTCCAAGGATTAAAATTGTCTTCTTATATGCTTGTACTTTATTATCATTCTCATGTAAtacttaaaattcagtattcaGTATTCAGTCTCGATTTACCTTCAAGTATATATCAATTGCTCGATAAATCGCATCAGCAACCGGCCTAGCGTAATCAGGAATGGCGCCTGCAAGTGCAAGAAACTTCGgaaatttcaaattaacatCGGGCGCTACATCAGCCAGATACGCGTCGACAAGATTCGCAACCATAGTCAACGACATCAAAGGCGGGGCACCATCTATCACTTGATCCTCTTCAAATATACAAGGGGAAGCAGAGATCGCCAAATCGGTTGACATGAAATGATCGAGAATCCTTTGGAAACATTCCACGTCGTATAATGTCTCGCCCGAATATCCCATATTCGGTATCAATAAATCCTCGAGGGTGGCCATGTCCAACTGAAATCCAACCTTCTTCTCCAAGTTTTCTCTGCATGGCAAACTAGCCTGCAATATCATGGCCACTCGAAGGAGTTTTAGGAGAAACCGACTATCCGTTGCACCCTTTTGAACCGGGAGTAACTCCACGATCTCTTCCAGAAGAGCCCTTTGTTCCGCCTCGGGTGGATGTGATAAAGAATCTTTAGTCGAATTCgataaattgtttataatttgtaaatgtCTTATCGAATAATACATGATGGAACCTGAGATTCTTTCTGGCTTCATTCCTCCAATTTCCACCGTTCTTATAAGTTGCTTGTAAAGTGGTAATCGTAAAACCGAGACATCGTCGTACCACCAATCGTCGCCGGAGGGAACCGATATCCCGTTCCATAAAACAGTTCCGGTTTCATTTGAAGTGGTTCTCGTCTTTTCATTACTATCAGGAACAGAGACTGGCCAGCTAAGAAGAGAAGAATCAGCGCAGGCTTTTATCGACAACGAATTAATGCATCTCGAGACAATTTGAATCTTCTCCGCATAGGGTAAAACTTCCTGACACGATTCAAGTGCGTTCATCGAGTCAGTCCAGTTCGCAAAGATCTCGCTCAGAAAGGATTCCGTTTTCGCGACTAAATTCCCCTCCCCGAACTCCTCATTCATTTGAAGATAATCCGCCGCGCAACGAACACTGACAACATTGAGAGCG includes:
- the LOC124941353 gene encoding BTB/POZ domain-containing protein At5g03250 — encoded protein: MAFLRIGSKSDAFHRQGKIWQCTTGLPSDITIEIGDVSFQLHKFPLLSRSGLLAKRINGEDDSNQPITVLQLTDVPGGAKAFEFVARFCYGVKIELNALNVVSVRCAADYLQMNEEFGEGNLVAKTESFLSEIFANWTDSMNALESCQEVLPYAEKIQIVSRCINSLSIKACADSSLLSWPVSVPDSNEKTRTTSNETGTVLWNGISVPSGDDWWYDDVSVLRLPLYKQLIRTVEIGGMKPERISGSIMYYSIRHLQIINNLSNSTKDSLSHPPEAEQRALLEEIVELLPVQKGATDSRFLLKLLRVAMILQASLPCRENLEKKVGFQLDMATLEDLLIPNMGYSGETLYDVECFQRILDHFMSTDLAISASPCIFEEDQVIDGAPPLMSLTMVANLVDAYLADVAPDVNLKFPKFLALAGAIPDYARPVADAIYRAIDIYLKAHSWLTDLEREQVCRLMNCQKLSLEASTHAAQNERLPLRVIVQVLFFEQLRLRTSISGWFFVSEGLENPQSLNLPLGSQERVGSIDDVRERVSELEKHCESMKEEIQKLVKTKKPWSIFWRRKSTCKQPPNNETTTHLPAAVEGKTTTITTKK